One Setaria viridis chromosome 3, Setaria_viridis_v4.0, whole genome shotgun sequence DNA window includes the following coding sequences:
- the LOC140220078 gene encoding uncharacterized protein, with protein sequence MGDVVLRGALLVVAARAVLKESLRLPGARMVRRQASWTKDANKEDIPELVLNRLLAAEVFLQMLASGLGTVALVWATVVLLGGFSTMLVRLDFWLTTAIVVVETARIVGYNSAPEAKFFVDVLAAAFSGRNILQIGSATGLVGLITMGPALIALAPIFTASACMTLSIWRLLSIGRHGYGGSSTESSNANLKPALILFYALVLSQGVLFLMWFVVAMSRSAQAKKLRQYFKNEETITNRFIASTLDTCVEKGVVNTLNRTVITFAEELLQSEQSGDHGVAVSVLHVVVIERKERRAGAIEQICSSEQLVGMLFRLLSSKSSLDLDTRTLAAKIVKKLSNKLYLANIPGAANVLSSMLDACFMETRAQTSHTTGQTLVSIKSDNGEIIVHGLQILCKLADDPGNCTEINNTKDLVSKIIASLTHGLHKAIASESATVEVVIASLGLLVKLTSRTGESSTELRRTILDDSRTVGNILWILSNSSHTDVKILAVKILTTLTLGRLSIKRKRLILGQVGSPDLQQLVTMLSDDGNSKENRAVTAQLLAQLCANSRTDHDRNRLRPISSALSTVLKTISNTPCTRYDVDTWRYDVDTWSYDVDTWRFLGCFLGLTMQICVNLGVGADAFATAVKGIPDLVLVNRLKDIVDTCMERLSRNSCMDGENDIALMIMKAAAKLATWMMKMNHHYITHFCQVNILEKLEDATNAMAKLDEYMILTGGCPDGSGRHEKLSSLVKGVKDLVSQQQACAHIRQIV encoded by the exons ATGGGGGATGTGGTGCTGCGGGGGGCGTTGCTGGTGGTTGCCGCGCGAGCGGTTCTGAAAGAATCCCTCCGGCTGCCCGGCGCCCGCATGGTCAGGCGGCAAGCGAGCTGGACCAAGGACGCAAACAAGGAAGACATACCGGAGCTGGTGCTGAACCGCTTGCTGGCGGCGGAGGTTTTCCTGCAGATGCTCGCGTCGGGGTTGGGGACGGTCGCTCTCGTCTGGGCTACAGTGGTGCTGCTCGGCGGATTCTCCACCATGCTCGTGAGATTGGATTTCTGGCTCACCACAGCTATCGTCGTTGTAGAAACCGCCAG AATCGTCGGCTACAACTCGGCGCCCGAGGCCAAATTCTTCGTCGATGTTCTGGCGGCAGCTTTCTCTGGAAGGAACATTTTGCAGATCGGAAGTGCGACTGGTCTTGTAGGACTAATCACTATGGGGCCAGCACTGATTGCTCTTGCTCCAATTTTCACAGCATCTGCCTGCATGACGCTGTCAATTTGGCGTCTGTTAAGCATCGGTAGGCATGGTTACGGTGGCTCCAGTACTGAATCCAGCAATGCCAATCTAAAGCCAGCGCTCATCTTGTTCTACGCCCTGGTGCTCAGTCAAGGTGTGTTGTTCCTGATGTGGTTCGTAGTTGCTATGAGTCGTTCAGCACAAGCTAAAAAATTGCGTCAGTACTTCAAGAACGAAGAGACGATAACTAACAGATTTATTGCTAGCACACTCGACACCTGCGTCGAGAAGGGCGTAGTTAACACCTTGAATAGGACTGTAATCACTTTTGCGGAAGAATTGCTGCAATCTGAACAAAGTGGTGACCACGGTGTTGCAGTCTCAGTGCTACACGTTGTTGTGATCGAAAGGAAAGAACGCAGAGCTGGAGCAATTGAGCAGATTTGTTCTTCTGAACAGTTGGTAGGCATGCTGTTTCGGTTGCTAAGCTCGAAAAGCTCCCTCGATCTCGATACCAGGACACTTGCAGCAAAAATCGTAAAGAAGCTATCAAACAAACTGTATCTAGctaacatacctggagcagccAACGTGTTATCATCTATGCTTGATGCGTGCTTCATGGAAACAAGAGCGCAGACAAGCCACACAACTGGACAAACTCTAGTCAGCATCAAAAGTGATAATGGAGAAATTATTGTTCATGGCCTTCAGATTCTTTGCAAGCTTGCTGATGACCCAGGGAACTGCACAGAGATAAATAACACCAAGGATCTTGTGTCCAAGATAATAGCGTCACTCACTCATGGGCTGCATAAAGCCATTGCCAGTGAATCTGCAACAGTTGAGGTTGTGATAGCATCCTTAGGTTTGTTAGTCAAGCTTACCAGCAGGACAGGTGAAAGCAGTACAGAATTACGCCGTACAATATTGGATGATAGCAGAACAGTCGGCAACATTCTTTGGATCTTGAGCAACAGTAGCCACACAGACGTGAAGATACTAGCAGTGAAAATTCTCACGACGCTTACTTTGGGTCGATTGTCGATAAAGAGAAAAAGGCTTATCTTGGGTCAGGTAGGGAGCCCAGACCTTCAGCAGCTGGTCACAATGTTGAGTGATGATGGAAACTCCAAGGAGAACAGAGCTGTGACAGCACAATTGTTAGCACAACTGTGTGCAAATTCCAGAACAGATCATGACAGGAACCGCCTCAGACCAATCTCCAGTGCATTGTCCACG GTTCTGAAAACTATAAGCAATACTCCATGTACAAGATATGATGTCGACACTTGGAGATATGATGTCGACACTTGGAGTTATGATGTCGACACTTGGAGATTTCTTGGGTGCTTCTTAGGCCTCACCATGCAGATTTGTGTCAATCTTGGCGTTGGTGCAGATGCTTTTGCTACTGCGGTCAAGGGGATTCCAGACCTTGTCTTGGTAAATAGGCTGAAGGACATCGTTGATACTTGTATGGAAAGATTGTCTAGAAATAGTTGTATGGACGGCGAGAATGACATTGCCTTAATGATCATGAAGGCCGCTGCCAAGTTGGCTACgtggatgatgaagatgaaccaCCATTACATCACGCATTTTTGCCAGGTGAACATTCTTGAGAAACTGGAGGACGCCACGAACGCCATGGCAAAACTGGACGAGTACATGATCTTAACCGGAGGTTGTCCTGACGGGTCTGGACGCCACGAGAAGCTGTCATCACTTGTGAAAGGCGTCAAGGATTTAGTCTCGCAGCAGCAGGCTTGTGCGCATATACGTCAGATTGTCTGA